From one Coffea eugenioides isolate CCC68of chromosome 11, Ceug_1.0, whole genome shotgun sequence genomic stretch:
- the LOC113751257 gene encoding ATPase WRNIP1 produces the protein MHVMMKQLVSMGFPNSLAAEALKAAGGDIVKATDWILSRSQTTPSPPHRHTADTAIALQPPQIHHDNSPSPPPLSPAAASSNFQPKIDRFFHFRCKTQTPTPATSSSSKSQLCKEEVVQQQQHDHADEDVLDDDDHHLQGGKRPRLSSSPQERDNYGSKQQPSSSPVAFPREPLSELMRPSTLDQVVGQEHLLGPNSALRSAIRHSRLPSIVLWGPPGTGKTSIARAIVSSCSDVYRFVPFSAVNSGVKEVRDAVEEARKWKSKNSKIDNNRRMRTVLFIDEVHRFNKAQQDSLLPVIEDGSIVFIGATTENPSFHLITPLLSRCTVLVLNPLKPHHIATLLKRAISDSDKGLSSFSKVQVEDEAIEFLAAHCDGDARVALNKLELSATTAATERFHQKKGGGGGEGSLDSDVLSITVSHVKEAMQSKHIAYDRDGEEHYNLISALHKSMRGSDADASIYWLARMLEGGEQPLYIARRLIRFASEDVGLADPSALTQAVACYQACHFIGMPECNVVLAQCVAYLALAPKSISVYRAIQDAQKVARDSVGQNEGVPLHLRNAPTKLMKEIGYGKGYVYPPDNPKASSQTYMPPSLQGYKFLHWPNAPGAD, from the coding sequence ATGCACGTAATGATGAAGCAACTGGTGAGCATGGGGTTCCCCAACTCTCTGGCTGCTGAAGCTCTAAAGGCCGCCGGCGGCGACATCGTCAAGGCCACCGACTGGATTCTCAGCCGCAGCCAAACAACACCCAGTCCTCCTCATCGTCATACTGCTGATACTGCAATTGCTTTACAACCCCCTCAAATTCACCACGATAATAgcccttctcctcctcctctttctCCTGCTGCTGCCTCCTCCAATTTCCAGCCCAAAATCGATCGCTTCTTTCACTTCCGTTGCAAAACTCAAACCCCAACGCCCgctacttcttcttcttctaaatcCCAACTATGCAAGGAGGAGGTggtgcagcagcagcagcatgATCATGCTGATGAAGACGTTCTTGATGATGATGACCATCACTTACAGGGAGGGAAGAGGCCTAGGCTAAGCAGCTCCCCGCAAGAACGTGATAATTATGGTAGTAAACAACAGCCCTCCTCCTCGCCGGTGGCATTTCCACGTGAACCCTTGTCGGAGCTGATGAGGCCATCCACCCTTGACCAAGTGGTTGGCCAAGAACACCTTCTGGGCCCCAATTCCGCCCTCCGCTCCGCCATTCGACATAGCCGCCTCCCTTCTATTGTCCTCTGGGGACCACCCGGCACCGGCAAGACCTCCATTGCCAGAGCCATTGTCAGTTCTTGCTCTGATGTCTACCGTTTTGTTCCCTTTTCAGCCGTGAATTCGGGGGTCAAGGAGGTCAGAGACGCGGTGGAGGAGGCTAGAAAGTGGAAATCAAAAAACTCCAAGATCGATAACAATAGGAGGATGAGGACTGTTCTTTTCATTGACGAGGTTCACAGGTTCAACAAGGCCCAACAGGACTCTCTCCTACCGGTGATTGAGGATGGCAGCATTGTTTTCATAGGTGCTACCACTGAGAACCCATCTTTCCATTTGATTACTCCATTATTGTCCCGTTGCACTGTGCTTGTCCTCAATCCCCTCAAACCCCACCACATTGCCACTCTCCTAAAGCGGGCCATTTCCGATTCCGATAAGGGACTCTCATCTTTCTCGAAAGTTCAAGTAGAGGATGAAGCCATTGAGTTCCTGGCAGCTCATTGTGACGGAGATGCAAGGGTGGCATTGAACAAATTGGAACTTTCGGCTACTACTGCAGCTACAGAGCGCTTTCATCAGAAAAAAGGAGGTGGAGGAGGAGAAGGATCGTTGGATTCAGATGTGCTTTCGATCACTGTAAGTCATGTCAAAGAGGCAATGCAgtctaagcatatagcttatgACAGGGACGGTGAAGAGCATTACAACCTCATCAGTGCGCTCCACAAGTCCATGAGAGGGAGTGATGCTGATGCGTCAATCTATTGGTTGGCCAGGATGCTGGAAGGAGGAGAACAGCCCCTGTACATTGCACGTCGCCTCATCAGATTTGCCAGTGAAGATGTAGGCTTGGCTGATCCATCTGCCCTTACTCAGGCTGTTGCTTGCTACCAAGCTTGTCACTTTATTGGCATGCCAGAGTGCAATGTGGTTCTAGCGCAATGCGTTGCCTACTTGGCTCTGGCTCCTAAATCAATTTCCGTCTACAGAGCAATTCAAGATGCACAGAAGGTAGCACGAGACTCTGTTGGGCAGAATGAGGGGGTGCCGCTTCACCTAAGGAATGCACCGACGAAGCTAATGAAGGAGATTGGATATGGGAAAGGCTATGTCTATCCTCCTGACAATCCTAAAGCTTCATCTCAGACCTATATGCCACCATCACTTCAAGGTTATAAATTCCTTCACTGGCCAAATGCTCCAGGGGCTGATTGA